In Myxococcus stipitatus, the genomic window GACAATGGCGTGGGGCCAGCGGAGTCGGGCGTGGCGCGCATCCCCGCGAGCGAGTACGGGGGCGGCCTCGGTCTTCCAATGCTCGCGGCGTCGCAGCTGCTGAAGCCGGGCCCCAAGGGCGGCGGCTCGGGCGCGAAGACCACCGCGGGCGTCGGGGGAGACGGGGGTGGCACGCTCGTCATCCTCGCGCAGGGCACGGTCCGCATCCAGGGCGGGGCCTCGATCCACGCCAATGGTGATTCCGGGTTCTCCGCAGCGGATATGAGCAACCTGCCGGGCGGTGGCGGCGGCGCTGGCGGCGTCATCGTCATCGTGGGCAAGTCGGGCATCAACATTGGAGGCATCGTGTACGCCGTTGGCGGGAACGGCGGCGCGGGCGACAACACGGGCAACCCGAGCCCCGGCAAGGGCGGTGGCGGTGGCGGCGGTGGTGGCATCATCCACCTGCTCTCCGCGGCGCCCATCACGCTGACGGGCACGACCAACGTCACTGGAGGTGCCGCGGGCACCACGGAAGGGCCGACGGGGGCCAGCACTGCTACGACAGCGGGCGGTGGCGGTGGCGCGTCGGGTGGCAATGGCGGCTCCGGCGGAGTCTCCATCGCCACCCCGGCCACGGCGGGCTCGAACGGCTACGTCTTCCAGACGGTCACCCCACTCCCGGAGAACCTCTTCCTCTAGCCGAGGACGCCTCCCTCACCCGGAGGTGGAGGGACGGCCCGCGAGCACATCCGGCTCGCGGGCCGTTCGTGTCTTCGGGCGCCGCGTCCCCCCGCGCGAGCGCGTCGCGGGCTCGCGGCGCAGGTAGCGGTCGAGCAGGACGACCACGTCGTCGATGAACTCCGGCCGGTCGAGCAGCTCCGGCCGCGCGCAGGCCGCCTCGTGAATCACCGCGTGCATCGTCACGCGCAGCACGAAGGCCGCGAGCGCCAGGTCCGGCACCTCGCGCGCGAAGGGCTCCAGCGCCCGCATCCAGAAGCGCTCCACCTCCGCGTCAGAGACCTCGGGGATGGCGCGGGCGGAGCGGGGCAGCTCCTCGGTGAACACCCGGTGCAGCTCGGGCGCCACGCGGTGCTCGGCCACGGCCGCCTCGACCACGAGCCGCAACATCACCGGCAGGGACGGCTGCGCGCGCAGCACGTCGACGGCGCCCTTCATCCCCACGCGGGACTTCGCCACGTGGCGGCGTTGCAGCTCCACGACGAGCGCCTCCTTGTTGGGGAAGTACTGGTAGAGCGACGCGATGTTCACCCCGGCGCGCTCGGCCACCCGGTTCGTGGTGAAGCCCGCCCAGCCGTGGCGCACCAGGATGTAAGCCGCCGCTTGCAGGATGGCGTCGACCGTCGCCACCGCGCGCTCCTGCGTGGGCCGTTTCCGAGGAGAGGTCCGTGTCCTTCGCGACGCCATCGCGGGCTCCGGGATGCAAGTTGTGAATCCAAGCTCCAGCTTACATTCTCGTGGCATGTCCTCCCAACCCGACCTCGCCGCCCGGTGGCGACACTTCCAGGCGACCAACGAACACCGCCGCGCCGTGCGTGACTTCGACGGCGCGCCGCTCGACGACGCGGACGTGCGCGCGGTGCTGGAGGCCGCGCTGCTCGCGCCGTCGAGCGGCAACCTCCAGCCCTACCAGCTGCACTGGCTGCGCGACGAGGCGGTGCGGCGCCGCGTGGCGGAGGCGTGCAATGGACAGCGGGCCGCCCGCTCCGCGTCGACCCTGGTCGTCATCGCCGCCAGCCGCCGCATCGGCCTGCGCACGGCGGCGAGCTGGCGGGCCCACCTGGACCAGCCCAACGGGCTGGACGCCCGCTCGACCGCCTGGCACCTGGGCGAGGCCCGCAAGTTCTCGCGCTTCCTGCGCATCGCGCCGCTGTGCCTGTGGACGCCGCCGCGCATGCTGCTGTCGGCCTTCGCCCCGGTGTACTCATTGCTCCCCGTCGGGACGTCGGGCCTGCGCCACTGGGCGGCCCGGAGCGGCGTCTACGCGGCGCAGACCCTGATGCTCGCGGCGTCCGCGCGCGGCCTGGACTCCTGTCCCATGGAGGGCTTCGACGCCGGCCGTGTCGCCCGCGCGCTGGACCTGCCGCGTGGCACCGTGATTCCCATCGTCATCGCCCTGGGGCGTCGTCGCCCGGACGCGCGCCTCGAGCCCCGCTGGCGCCGGCCGCGCGCCGACGCCATCGTCGAGCACTGAGCACCCCTCGCGGGACGCGGCGCTCGGAGCAATCGCCGCCGGTGTCGTTCGTGTGGAGGGGGCATGGCTCGCATCCCCTCGGCGGGGCCCTGGTGCCCTCAGCCCGCGCTCGGCGCGGGTGTCCACTCCATGGCGACGTACGGGTCCTCCGGTCGCGCGGGGGCCGTGTCGAGGAAGCCCAACCGGACATACAGCCGACGCGCGGGGCTGCCCTGCAACACGTGCAGCTTGAGCGGCACGCGCGCCCGCCTCGCCTCCTCCTGCAGCTCCCGCAGCAGCCGCGTCCCCAGCCCACCGCCCCGGTACGCGGGCAGCAGCGCGACATTCACCAGCCACCACTCCCGCGCGCTCCGCGCCACCAGCAACCGCCCCACGGGCTGGCCCTCCATCAGCAGCAGGCGATCCTCCGCGGTGGGGAAGCGCGCGGCCCAGGCCCGGCGCTGCGCCAGCCACTGCATCCGCAGGAACGCCTCGCGCTGGGGCGGTGTCCATCCCCACGTGGCCAGCTCGCCCTCGCGGGTGGCGGCGTACAGCGTGAAGAGGAAGCCCTCGTCGGAGTCCAGTGCTGGACGTGTGCTGAAGGACACGGTGCCGCCCAGCATGTCCGCGCGGGCCACCGTGCGTCCATCTCCGGACGGCGCCCGGGCCCGGGCGTCCTCCTCCTGACGCGACCTGGGATGGGGGCGGGTCCGGACGTCCCAGGAATCACGGGCAGCACGTCAGACCCGGATGCGAGCCTCGGGCGCAATCGAACAGGAGCACGAGATGAAGAAGACGCGAGACCATGAACTGGCGCTGGCCCTCGAGGAGGCGCGCGAGACGGAGGAGCGGTGGCGGGGACTGGCCGCGCGGCTCATCGAGCTGGGTGACGACGCCATGGACGCGCAGCTGCTCGTCGCCTTCCGCGCCGCCCGGGACGAAGGGGTCGTCCCTCCCGACGCGGGCTTCTTCCTCGTCGCCCACATCCTCACCGCCATGGCGGACGAGGCGCTGACCGAGGTCCCCCGCGTCCAGCGGCTCGCGCTCGAGCTGGACGTCATGGAGCGGGAGTACGGCGTGGACGACGGCGTGTGGGCGGACAACACGGAGCCCGCGCCCGAGGACTGGGAGGCCCTGTGCATCGAGTACGAGGCCGCCTGCGACGAGGCCCGCGCCGCCTTCTTCCGCGCCTACGGCGAGGAGGACATGGCCCGCATGTACCTGGAAGACCGCGGCAGCTTCCACCGCCGCTTCGAGAGCGGCCGGCGCTTCTTCCACGGCCTGCCCATGCACTCCGAGCACCTCCACTGAGGACCGGGAGCCTGGATGCGATGCGTCAGCCACCGGACATCCGGGGCGCTGGCCGGAATCGACCGCGAGGCGCGGGAAGAAACCCCGGACTCCGCGTTCTCTCCGGCACGACCCGGGACGCCGCCGCGCGGCCCGCAGCCTCCGCCGCTCCTGTCTCCGCGCCCCAGTCACGGAGCCTGGGGGCGTCGTGTCCGGGTCGGTTTCGGGATGCCGTCGGGGGCCCGGTGTGGGGTTCCCCGGCGGAAGAGGGTGGAGCGGACCTGGGGGTCTGGCTCCGCCCTCGCCTGGTGGAGTCAGCAAGGGGGCAAACGCGCCGCGTCACACCCATGGCGCAATCTTACGGTAACAGGCACGTCAATTAGTCGCGCTTCAGGATGGCGCAATGCGGCTTTGAGGCGCGACCTTGTGCGGCACTGGCGTTTTGCGCCGACGCACCCTATTTCGCCGCGCGACTTCGGTGGCGCGGGTTGGTGGCGGAACGGAAGTCAATGCATACCACGGTTGTAGAGACTCGAAACTCCAAGGCGAGTCTCTCGCGGGCGGCGCGCGTCTCCGAATGGACCCCCTCCAAGGGTTCGGGGCCGCGCGCCGCCACGCTTCTTTTCGGGGTAGGCCGCCTGGGCTCGCGCGACGTCGCGCGGCGGTAGAGTGCGCCGCCATGACGACCGCCCACGCCACGCGCCTGCTCGACCTGCTCTGGGAGCGCTACGCCTCCGAGGTTCCCTTCGCACGCACCTTCGTGCGGCTGTCCGGGGGCGGCTTCCGCAACGACCACGTCGCGCTGCGCTCGCTGGCGCGCCCCGGGGGCGGCATCGCGCTGTTCTCCCGGCCCTTCGAGCGGCTGGGCTGGAGGCCCGCGGGGGCCTACGTGTTCCCGGACGCGCGCCTGTCCGCCATCTACCTGTCCCATCCCGCGGGCCTGCCGCGCGTGTTCATCTCCGAGCTGCGGTCGGAGGAGCTGTCGCCCCGGGCGCGCGAGCTGCTCTCGACGCTGCCCGAGGACCCGGAGCCGCCGGAGGACGTGGACGCGCTGGCGGCGTGGTTCCGCGCGCCGCCGCCGCCCTCCGAGGCCGCGCTCCTGGAACTGGAGAAGGAGTCGCAGTACGGCGCGTGGCTCCTGGCCTTCGGCCGCAAGGTGAACCACTTCACCGGCTCCGTGGACGACGTGGAGGCCTGGCAGCGGCGCATGCGCGAGGCGGGCGTGCCCATGAAGGCGGACATCGAGGGCGCGCCCGGCACGGCGCTGCGGCAGACGGCCACCCACGCCGCGCCGCTGCCGGTGGCGCTGAAGGAGGGCGGCACCCGCGAGTGGCCCTACGCCTACTTCGAGATTGCCCAGCGCGCGCCGGACTTCGACGGCTTCCTGGGCCCGCAGGCCCGCGCGCTGTTCGACATGACGAAGCGCTAGCCCCCGCGCGCCCTCAGCGCAGCGAGCGGATGACGCGACAGGGGTTGCCGGCGGCCAGGACGTAGGGCGGGATGTCCTTCGTCACCACGCTGCCGGCGCCGATGGTGACGCCCTCGCCGATGGTGACGCCCGGCAGGATGATGGAGCCTCCGCCCACCCACGTCTTCGCGCCGATGCTCACCGGCTTCGTCAGCTCCGGGCCCTTGATGCGCTCGTCCGCGTCCAGCGGGTGCGTGGCCGCGTAGACGTGGACGTTGGGGCCGAAGGCCACGTCGTCTCCAATCGTCACCGTGTTGCAGTCGAGGATGACGCATTGGAAGTTCATGTAGACGCGCGCGCCCAGGCGGAGGTACGCGCCGTAGTCGCAGTGGAAGGGCGGCTCGATGTAGACGCCCTCGCCCAGCTCGCCGATGAGCTGTCGGAGCAGCGTCTGCCGGAGCGCGCCGTCCTCCATGAGGGTGTCGTTGAAGGCGCGCAACAGG contains:
- a CDS encoding GNAT family N-acetyltransferase; this translates as MARADMLGGTVSFSTRPALDSDEGFLFTLYAATREGELATWGWTPPQREAFLRMQWLAQRRAWAARFPTAEDRLLLMEGQPVGRLLVARSAREWWLVNVALLPAYRGGGLGTRLLRELQEEARRARVPLKLHVLQGSPARRLYVRLGFLDTAPARPEDPYVAMEWTPAPSAG
- a CDS encoding nitroreductase family protein — translated: MSSQPDLAARWRHFQATNEHRRAVRDFDGAPLDDADVRAVLEAALLAPSSGNLQPYQLHWLRDEAVRRRVAEACNGQRAARSASTLVVIAASRRIGLRTAASWRAHLDQPNGLDARSTAWHLGEARKFSRFLRIAPLCLWTPPRMLLSAFAPVYSLLPVGTSGLRHWAARSGVYAAQTLMLAASARGLDSCPMEGFDAGRVARALDLPRGTVIPIVIALGRRRPDARLEPRWRRPRADAIVEH
- a CDS encoding TetR/AcrR family transcriptional regulator, with the translated sequence MATVDAILQAAAYILVRHGWAGFTTNRVAERAGVNIASLYQYFPNKEALVVELQRRHVAKSRVGMKGAVDVLRAQPSLPVMLRLVVEAAVAEHRVAPELHRVFTEELPRSARAIPEVSDAEVERFWMRALEPFAREVPDLALAAFVLRVTMHAVIHEAACARPELLDRPEFIDDVVVLLDRYLRREPATRSRGGTRRPKTRTAREPDVLAGRPSTSG
- a CDS encoding DUF1338 domain-containing protein — protein: MTTAHATRLLDLLWERYASEVPFARTFVRLSGGGFRNDHVALRSLARPGGGIALFSRPFERLGWRPAGAYVFPDARLSAIYLSHPAGLPRVFISELRSEELSPRARELLSTLPEDPEPPEDVDALAAWFRAPPPPSEAALLELEKESQYGAWLLAFGRKVNHFTGSVDDVEAWQRRMREAGVPMKADIEGAPGTALRQTATHAAPLPVALKEGGTREWPYAYFEIAQRAPDFDGFLGPQARALFDMTKR
- a CDS encoding sugar O-acetyltransferase; amino-acid sequence: MAKTEKQKMLAGELYLGNDPELVAERSRARRLLRAFNDTLMEDGALRQTLLRQLIGELGEGVYIEPPFHCDYGAYLRLGARVYMNFQCVILDCNTVTIGDDVAFGPNVHVYAATHPLDADERIKGPELTKPVSIGAKTWVGGGSIILPGVTIGEGVTIGAGSVVTKDIPPYVLAAGNPCRVIRSLR